A genomic window from Pseudomonadota bacterium includes:
- a CDS encoding putative sulfate exporter family transporter, giving the protein MTSRSPQALLHRSLSSTRALAPGLSLAVVIGLAASYLAEHYGGPAMLFALLLGIAFNHLSDDPGVSPGVGFASRGLLRIAVVLLGARLTLGEVQDLGLGVVLLVLAGVAIGLLGGMAIARALGLSRPHAVLSAGAVSICGASAALAIASVLPQDEQSERNTTVTVVGVTTLSTIAMTLYPIVVGLFGLEDRPAGVFLGATIHDVAQVIGAGYIISDVAGETAAVVKLLRVACLMPVVLAISMVMRASAAKTPGKRPPLLPWFVVGFVVLMLVNSASLLPAGLVSVLGSLSQMALVIAVAALGVRTSLAQFTGVGARPLLAMVAQTLLLAVFVLVGVMLLIGA; this is encoded by the coding sequence ATGACCTCCCGCTCTCCCCAGGCTCTCCTCCACCGATCGCTTAGCTCGACGCGGGCACTCGCCCCTGGGCTGTCCCTGGCCGTCGTCATCGGACTGGCCGCGAGCTACCTGGCCGAACACTACGGCGGCCCAGCGATGCTGTTCGCCCTGTTGCTGGGCATCGCCTTCAACCACCTCTCCGACGATCCAGGCGTCTCGCCGGGCGTGGGCTTTGCGTCGCGTGGCCTGCTGCGAATCGCGGTGGTCCTGTTGGGGGCTCGTCTCACCCTCGGTGAAGTTCAGGACCTTGGCCTCGGCGTGGTGCTACTCGTGCTCGCGGGGGTGGCGATCGGGTTGTTGGGCGGCATGGCCATCGCGCGAGCCTTAGGTCTGTCTCGACCGCATGCGGTGTTGTCCGCGGGTGCCGTCTCGATCTGCGGCGCGTCGGCGGCACTCGCGATCGCCTCCGTGCTGCCGCAGGACGAGCAATCGGAGCGCAACACCACCGTGACTGTGGTGGGCGTCACCACCTTGAGCACGATCGCGATGACCCTGTACCCCATCGTGGTCGGCCTCTTTGGCTTGGAGGACCGACCCGCCGGCGTATTCCTGGGAGCCACCATTCACGACGTGGCGCAGGTGATCGGCGCGGGCTACATCATCTCGGACGTCGCCGGTGAGACGGCGGCGGTGGTGAAGCTCCTTCGCGTCGCCTGCCTGATGCCGGTGGTGCTGGCGATCTCGATGGTGATGCGCGCCAGTGCGGCCAAGACGCCAGGCAAGCGGCCGCCGCTGCTGCCGTGGTTCGTGGTGGGCTTCGTGGTGCTGATGTTGGTGAACAGCGCCAGTCTGTTGCCGGCCGGCCTGGTGAGCGTGCTCGGCAGCCTCTCCCAGATGGCGTTGGTGATTGCCGTGGCAGCGCTCGGCGTGCGCACCTCCCTGGCCCAGTTCACGGGCGTGGGCGCGCGGCCCCTGTTGGCGATGGTAGCGCAGACCTTGCTCCTCGCCGTGTTCGTGTTGGTGGGCGTGATGCTGCTCATCGGCGCCTGA
- a CDS encoding gamma-glutamyltransferase, translating to MLGLVATPDAVRAQATAKPVLHGKHWVAVTGKPLAATAGAVVFAGGGNAVDAACAMLAATSTMWDTLGWGGETQALIYNPKTGEVKGVNGLGVAPTGATPEYFRERGMQYPPEYGPLAAVTPGTPGALMVMVAEYGRSSLADVLAPAIDMADGYPIEAAQANNMERRREVIARWPTSRAVFLPHYDAEHPERRAAPVAGEMFRQPDLARTLRQLVETEAAALAAGKSRKEAIYAAYERFYRGDIAQELVRATREAGGLFTLEDLDRWQVHLEEPVFTSYKGIDVYKLTTWVQGPVMLQALNILEPLDLKGMGYNSTRYIHTLYQAMNLAYADRDFYYGDPYVPPAEPVRGLLSKEYAAERRKLINPSRNDATVRPGDPYPFQGESNPFLELLEQWRNVPPEARGDGEDGFQQARVSTPDRLLHDTADADADFLAGTTSIQAADEEGWVVSITPSGGWVPAFIAGNTGIGLSQRMQSFVLDDSMNPYNVVQPGQRPRATLTPSLALKDGKPMMAFSVQGGDTQDQNLLQFFLNIVEFGMDVQQAAEAHNITSYQMQSSFGAHKAEPGRLQVTPKVSEWVRTQLGKMGYDVEMVDRTYSPITAIWIDEEHGTLWGGASDYGDDYGIAW from the coding sequence TTGCTCGGTCTCGTCGCCACCCCCGACGCCGTGCGCGCGCAAGCCACCGCCAAGCCCGTTTTGCACGGCAAGCACTGGGTGGCGGTCACCGGCAAGCCCTTGGCGGCGACGGCCGGCGCCGTGGTATTCGCCGGCGGTGGCAACGCGGTCGACGCGGCCTGCGCCATGCTTGCGGCCACCTCCACCATGTGGGACACCCTCGGCTGGGGCGGCGAGACCCAGGCGCTGATCTACAACCCCAAGACCGGGGAGGTGAAGGGGGTCAACGGACTGGGGGTGGCGCCGACCGGGGCGACGCCCGAGTACTTCCGCGAGCGCGGCATGCAATACCCGCCCGAGTACGGTCCGCTCGCCGCCGTGACGCCCGGCACGCCGGGCGCCCTGATGGTGATGGTGGCGGAGTACGGACGGTCGAGCCTGGCCGACGTGCTCGCGCCGGCGATCGACATGGCCGACGGCTACCCCATCGAGGCGGCCCAGGCCAACAACATGGAGCGGCGCCGTGAGGTGATCGCCCGCTGGCCCACCTCGCGGGCAGTGTTCCTGCCGCACTACGACGCGGAGCACCCCGAGCGGCGCGCCGCGCCCGTGGCCGGCGAGATGTTCCGCCAGCCGGACCTGGCGCGCACCCTGCGCCAGTTGGTGGAGACCGAGGCGGCGGCTCTCGCCGCGGGCAAGTCGCGTAAGGAAGCGATCTACGCTGCCTACGAACGCTTCTATCGGGGCGACATCGCCCAGGAGCTGGTGCGGGCAACCCGTGAGGCGGGTGGCCTGTTCACCCTCGAGGATTTGGATCGCTGGCAGGTGCATCTGGAAGAGCCCGTGTTCACGAGCTACAAGGGCATCGACGTCTACAAGCTCACCACCTGGGTGCAAGGGCCGGTGATGCTGCAGGCCTTGAACATCCTCGAGCCCCTCGACCTCAAGGGCATGGGCTACAACAGCACGCGCTATATCCACACCCTCTATCAGGCGATGAACCTGGCCTACGCCGACCGTGACTTCTACTACGGCGATCCCTACGTGCCGCCGGCGGAGCCGGTGCGCGGGTTGCTCTCGAAGGAGTACGCGGCCGAGCGACGCAAGCTGATCAACCCGTCGCGCAACGACGCCACCGTGCGCCCGGGCGATCCCTATCCCTTCCAAGGCGAGAGCAACCCGTTCCTCGAGCTGCTCGAGCAATGGCGCAACGTGCCGCCCGAGGCGCGGGGCGACGGCGAGGATGGCTTCCAGCAAGCGCGGGTGAGCACCCCCGATCGCCTCCTGCACGACACCGCCGATGCCGATGCCGACTTCCTCGCCGGCACCACCTCGATCCAGGCCGCCGATGAAGAAGGTTGGGTGGTCTCCATCACGCCGAGCGGCGGCTGGGTGCCGGCCTTCATCGCCGGCAACACGGGCATCGGCCTCAGCCAGCGCATGCAGTCCTTCGTCTTGGACGACTCGATGAACCCCTACAACGTGGTCCAGCCCGGGCAGCGCCCGCGGGCGACGCTCACGCCGAGCCTCGCCCTGAAGGACGGCAAGCCGATGATGGCCTTCTCCGTGCAGGGCGGTGACACGCAGGATCAGAATCTCCTGCAGTTCTTCCTCAACATCGTCGAGTTCGGCATGGACGTGCAGCAGGCGGCGGAGGCGCACAACATCACCAGCTACCAGATGCAGAGCTCCTTCGGCGCGCACAAGGCGGAGCCCGGACGCTTGCAGGTGACGCCGAAGGTGTCCGAGTGGGTGCGGACGCAACTCGGGAAGATGGGCTACGACGTGGAGATGGTAGACCGCACCTACAGTCCGATCACCGCCATCTGGATCGACGAGGAGCACGGCACGCTCTGGGGCGGCGCCAGCGACTACGGTGACGACTATGGCATCGCCTGGTAG
- a CDS encoding SdpI family protein yields MSDALSQLRNRAFAFGLVVFALMAAVAAYGWFSTEAGAELPVHWSSSGEVNRYGSRFEAFALMPLIWLAMVVVFALLPAMEPRRRHLAQSRLPYLMVMLATGLSMLVIHALTTAAALGATVDIARVIPPIVGALLVVTGNYMGKTRSNYFIGVRTPWTLSSELSWRKTHRWAGRVFVLIGLVMVVGAVLPWPQTLMLASVGVLMIASLALVAYSYVVWRTDPARE; encoded by the coding sequence ATGAGTGACGCCCTATCGCAACTGCGCAATCGCGCCTTCGCCTTTGGCCTTGTGGTCTTCGCCCTGATGGCGGCCGTGGCAGCCTACGGGTGGTTCAGCACCGAGGCGGGCGCCGAGCTGCCCGTGCACTGGAGCTCCAGCGGGGAGGTGAATCGCTACGGGTCGCGCTTCGAGGCCTTCGCGTTGATGCCGCTGATCTGGCTCGCCATGGTTGTCGTGTTCGCCCTGCTCCCGGCCATGGAGCCGCGTCGGCGCCACCTCGCCCAGAGCCGGTTGCCGTACCTGATGGTGATGTTAGCCACCGGGCTTTCGATGTTGGTCATCCACGCCCTGACCACCGCCGCCGCCCTCGGGGCAACGGTGGACATCGCGCGCGTCATTCCGCCGATCGTCGGTGCCCTGTTGGTGGTGACCGGCAACTACATGGGCAAGACGCGCAGCAACTACTTCATCGGCGTGCGCACACCCTGGACGCTCTCCTCGGAGTTGTCCTGGCGCAAGACGCACCGCTGGGCAGGACGCGTCTTCGTTCTCATCGGGTTGGTGATGGTGGTGGGAGCCGTGCTGCCGTGGCCCCAGACCCTGATGTTGGCGAGCGTTGGCGTGCTGATGATCGCCAGCCTGGCGCTGGTCGCCTACTCCTACGTGGTCTGGCGAACCGATCCGGCCCGCGAGTAG
- a CDS encoding autorepressor SdpR family transcription factor, giving the protein MSQVFRALADPTRRRILELLRDRDMSAGELAAEFPLAKATLSRHFSVLREAELIHGDRRGTSIVYQLNVSVLEEALLEFMSRLSIDRRDPQETDDE; this is encoded by the coding sequence ATGAGTCAGGTGTTTCGTGCGCTAGCCGACCCGACGCGCCGCCGGATCCTGGAGTTGCTCCGAGATCGGGACATGTCCGCGGGCGAATTGGCGGCGGAGTTTCCGCTGGCCAAGGCCACCCTGTCGCGCCACTTCTCCGTGTTGCGCGAGGCGGAGCTGATCCACGGCGATCGGCGCGGCACGAGCATCGTGTACCAGCTGAACGTCTCCGTGCTCGAGGAGGCATTGCTGGAGTTCATGAGCCGCCTGTCCATCGATCGGCGAGACCCGCAGGAGACAGATGATGAGTGA
- a CDS encoding MFS transporter, protein MALERNLAILFVIQAAFTGGAVMLGIVGGVVGNELAPNPRLATLPISLAVLGTALATIPTSLAMGRFGRRAGIAMGSGAAMVSALLAGTAVGIGSFTLFCVGATGLGAALACGQQLRFAAAEAVRCERAGQAIAWLLLGAMVGAVIGGSLISRITAMGIEHPVRLAFYALAGGHVLVLALTAALRPFLRESAGASAAQAQAPRALLTIARQPAFLLAVGAAVVAQGSMALLMTATPVAMHVVDGHALHATAAVIQAHVVAMYAPSLGSALLIGRLGAPRMMWFGAATMLACIAIGISGRAVMHYGVSLVMLGIGWNFLFVGATTALISTYRPNERFKAQAANDFSVFAAAALASLLAGATVLSLGWEKVLLLAAAPLLLILLLLVWDAHRSRSARALAADACGPRRYSRAGSVRQTT, encoded by the coding sequence GTGGCGCTTGAACGTAACCTTGCCATCCTGTTTGTGATCCAGGCCGCCTTCACCGGCGGTGCGGTGATGCTCGGCATCGTCGGCGGCGTGGTTGGCAACGAACTCGCCCCCAACCCGCGCCTCGCCACCCTACCGATTTCCCTCGCCGTGCTGGGCACGGCGCTGGCCACCATTCCCACCAGTCTCGCGATGGGCCGCTTCGGCAGACGGGCCGGCATCGCCATGGGCTCAGGGGCTGCGATGGTGAGCGCGCTGCTCGCAGGCACGGCCGTCGGCATCGGCAGCTTCACGCTCTTCTGCGTTGGCGCCACGGGCCTCGGGGCCGCCCTTGCGTGCGGTCAGCAGCTTCGCTTCGCCGCGGCGGAAGCTGTGCGTTGCGAACGAGCGGGACAGGCGATCGCCTGGTTGCTGCTCGGCGCTATGGTGGGCGCGGTCATCGGCGGCTCGCTGATCTCGAGGATCACGGCGATGGGCATCGAGCACCCGGTTCGCCTCGCCTTCTACGCGTTGGCCGGCGGACACGTGTTGGTGTTGGCGCTCACCGCGGCCCTGCGCCCCTTCCTGCGCGAGAGCGCCGGCGCGAGCGCTGCGCAGGCGCAAGCGCCGCGGGCGCTGCTGACGATCGCGCGGCAGCCAGCCTTTCTCCTGGCCGTGGGCGCCGCCGTCGTCGCCCAGGGCAGCATGGCCCTGCTGATGACTGCGACGCCCGTCGCCATGCACGTGGTCGACGGTCACGCCCTGCACGCCACGGCGGCGGTGATCCAGGCCCACGTCGTTGCCATGTACGCCCCATCCTTGGGCTCGGCGCTGCTGATCGGTCGCCTGGGAGCACCGCGCATGATGTGGTTCGGAGCGGCGACGATGCTCGCGTGCATCGCCATCGGCATCAGCGGCCGTGCCGTCATGCACTACGGCGTCTCCCTGGTGATGCTCGGGATCGGCTGGAACTTCCTCTTCGTCGGCGCCACCACCGCCTTGATCAGCACCTACCGCCCAAACGAACGATTCAAAGCCCAGGCCGCCAACGACTTCAGCGTCTTCGCGGCCGCCGCGCTGGCGAGCTTGCTCGCGGGCGCCACCGTTCTCAGCCTCGGCTGGGAGAAGGTGTTGCTGCTGGCGGCCGCGCCGCTGCTGCTGATCCTGCTATTGCTCGTCTGGGACGCACACCGCAGCCGTAGCGCACGTGCTCTCGCCGCCGACGCCTGCGGCCCGCGACGCTACTCGCGGGCCGGATCGGTTCGCCAGACCACGTAG
- a CDS encoding adenylate kinase: MNLIIFGPPGAGKGTQAARIKERLGIVHVSTGDMFRDHLKRDTSLGQQVKEIMAKGALVPDEITDQMVRDRLGQEDASGGVLLDGYPRNVGQAKVLSALCEEWGRSIAGVVVIEVPEDELKARLKSRAEQQGRADDADPEVIANRIQTYHDQSAPCVAYFGEVGLAVHTIDGVGELDEVTARIMGALGL, encoded by the coding sequence ATGAATCTAATAATTTTCGGACCGCCCGGAGCGGGCAAGGGCACCCAGGCAGCGCGCATCAAGGAGCGCCTTGGGATCGTGCACGTATCGACCGGCGACATGTTTCGCGACCATCTCAAGCGCGACACGTCGCTCGGCCAGCAGGTCAAGGAGATCATGGCCAAGGGCGCCTTGGTGCCGGACGAGATCACCGACCAGATGGTGCGTGACCGCCTCGGCCAGGAGGATGCCTCAGGCGGTGTGCTGCTCGACGGCTACCCGCGCAACGTGGGCCAGGCCAAAGTGCTGAGTGCGCTCTGCGAGGAATGGGGCCGCAGCATCGCCGGCGTCGTCGTGATCGAGGTGCCCGAGGACGAGCTCAAGGCGCGCCTGAAGTCGCGCGCCGAGCAGCAGGGCCGCGCCGACGACGCGGACCCCGAGGTCATCGCCAACCGAATTCAGACCTACCACGATCAAAGCGCACCTTGCGTCGCTTACTTCGGTGAAGTGGGGCTTGCCGTGCACACGATCGACGGTGTGGGTGAACTCGATGAGGTCACCGCGCGCATCATGGGCGCCCTGGGTCTTTGA